In the genome of Microbacterium paraoxydans, the window GGGGAGCCGTCCTCTCTCCCCGACCCGAAGTGCCCGATTTCTACCAGGGGTGACCGGATGCCGAAGAAGGCTGACCGTCCTCACAGGGCCGCGCTGACGCGGATGCTGAGGGTTACGGGGCTCGCGAACGTGCCCGAGGAAGCACCCCTCGTCGAGCTGCTGCGCACGCTGGCCGACGAATTGGACCGCGGTGGTGGCTCTCGGCCGCGGATCGAGTACCGGGCGGCGCTGAAGGACGCGCGGATGGTGCTGAACACGACGGCGCGCGGGAAGCCGAAGGGCTCGCCTGACGTGCCGGAGCCGACGAAGGCGGCGAAGCCCGGTGAGGGCGAGTCGGAGGCCCTCACGGACGAGGAGATCGACGAGCCCACGTCGCTGGCGAAGTTCAAGGCGGAGCGGGGCATCGGCTGACCGCTCGAGGTGGGGGTGAGCGGTGACGGCGAAGCTGTTCGGGCGGACTGAGCCGCGTCTGTGGACGAAGCCGCTGCGGGAACTGACCCCGGAGACGTCGCGCGGGTTCGAGGTGATCGAGTTCGCGCTGACGATCCTCGGGGTGACGCTCTACCCGTGGCAGAAGTGGCTCCTGATCCACGCTCTCGAGCTGCGCCCTGACGGCACATACCGCTTCAAGCGGGTCATCGTGCTCGTCGCCCGGCAGCAGGGGAAGACGATGCTCGCGTCGGTGCTCGCCGCGTGGTGGCTTTTCGTCGACTCGGGCCGGAACAAGGAGCAGGTCCCGCCGCTGAAGTTCAAGGTCGTGGGTGTCGCGCAGAACCTCGACATCGCTAAGGAGCCGTGGGCGGCGGTCAAGTCCTGGTGTGACCCGGATCCGGAGACGGAGGAGGAGGCCGAACTCGCGATCGACGCGCTGCAGGCCGCCACGGCGAAGGTTCGCGACGCGAACGGGTCGATTGCGATCACGGCGCGCTCCCGGGCGCACTACGAGATCCGGGCAGCGAAGAACGCCCGAGGCAAGCCCGCCGCGCGCGTCCTGATGGACGAGATGCGTGAGCAGCGCGACTGGGTCGCGTGGAATGCCGTCTCGCAGACCCTCAAGTCGTTCTGGTCCGGACAGCTCTGGGGCATCTCGAATGCGGGCGCGTCCGACGCGGTCGTGCTCCGCACCCAGCGCGACGCGGGCCTTGCGGACATCGCCGATTGGGACGCCTACGTCGGCGCTGGGCTCACCTCGGCCGAGGAGTACGCGAACACCCACGACACGTCGCTCGGGATCTTCGAGTGGTCCGCGCCCGACGGGTGCGCGAAGGACGACATCGACGGCATCCTGCAGGCGAACCCGTCGATCGGGTACGGCGCGATGACCGTGCAGGACGCTCTCTCCGACATTCGGTCGATGACCGACGCCGGCTACCGCACTGAGGTGCTGTGCCAGTGGGTGACGGTGCGCGTCGATTCGTTCATCAACGTGAAGGACTTCCAGGCGCTCTACGTCCCGCCCGCCGACGTGAAGATCACGAAGGGCGAGCGGACCGTGTGGGCCATCGATACCTCGAAGCGGTCGAACGACTCGGGCGTGACGACGTGGATCGGCGCGGCGACGCGCACGAAGTCCGGGAAGCCGTTCGCGACGGTGCGACACCGTCGGACCGGCATCGTCTGGGCACCGGACTACATCACGAAGCTCGCCGACGAGTCCGGTTTCCGGGAGGTCGTGGTCGTCGGACGGGGCGCGCCGGCCGCTGAGCTCGTGGAGGAGCTGCAGAAGCCCGAGCGAAACCTCACCGTGCACGTCCTCGACGGCGGCCAGTTCGCCGCGGCGACGGGCCAGATGAGCGACGCGGTCCGCGACAAGGACATCGTGCTCGTCGAGCAGCCGGACATCACGCTCGCCGTCGAGGGCGGCGTGACGAAGGAGTACGCCGAGAACGACGCCTGGTCGCGCTCGAAGTCCCTGCCGGTCGACATCTCGGGCCTGATCGCGATGTCTGAGGCGCTCTACGGGCTCGTGAACCTCGAGCCCGAGATCGTCCCCGACCCACCCAAGCCGCCGGCCGCCGAATCGGTGAGTCGCGCTGACATCGCGCCCGACGAGATGAACCTCGCGACGGTCGCATTCTGAGAGGAGGCCCCCGGTGGCAGACGAGATCGGCTACGTCAAGGACGGAGCGCTGCGCGGATGGTCGTCTCTCGCCGACGAGGCGCACGAGAAGAACATCGACCTGCAGTGGCCGCACTCGCTCGAGGTCTACGACCAGATGCGCCGCGAGGACGCTCAGGTCGGCTCCGTAGTCCGGGCGGTCACGCTGCCCATCCGCTCGACGCGGTGGGAGATCGACCCGGCGGGGGCCCGCGACGAGGTCGTGAAGCTCGTCGCGCAGGATCTCGGCCTTCCCGTGAAGGGGCAGGAGGAGCCGGAGCGCCCGAAGCGGGAGCGCGGTCGGTTCTCGTGGGACGAGTTCCTCCGCCTGGCGCTCCTCGAACTCGTGTTCGGCCACTCGGTGTTCGAGCAGGTGTACCGGATCGAGGACGGGCGCGCGCGTCTCGGGAAGCTCGCCTGGCGGCCCCCGCGGACCATCAGCAAGTTCGAGGTCGCGAAGGACGGCGGACTCATCGCCGTCCACCAGCACGGCGTGTTCGGATCGACGACGGTGAAGATCCCGGTCGATCGACTCGTGGTGTTCGTGAACGAGCGCGAGGGCGCGAACTGGATCGGCCAGTCGCTCCTCCGGCAGGCCTACAAGAACTGGCTCCTAAAGGACCGCCTGCTGCGCATCCAGGCACTCGTCGGCGAACGCAACGGACTCGGTGTGCCGGTGGTCACCGGCGCGGAGCTCCCCGAGAGCATCTCGAAGGACACCGCGAAGGCCGAGGAGTGGCTGAAGGCGCAGAAGGACGAGGGCCTCAAGCTCGCGACGGACTTCCGTGCCGGTGAGGCGGCGGGCGCGTTCGTCCCTCATGGCGGCAGCGTCGAGCTGAAGGGCGTGACGGGCAAGCTCCCCGACATCGACGGCCCCATCCGGTATCACGACGAGCAGATCGCGCACGCCGTGCTCGCTCACCTGCTCACGCTGGGCGGCGACAAGTCGACCGGGTCCTACGCGCTCGGCGACACCTTCGCAGACGTGCTGACCGGCTCGCTCAACGCGGTGATGAAGCACCTCGCCGACGTGACGAACCAGCACGTCGTCGAGGACCTCGTCGACCAGAACTGGGGGCCGGAGGAGCCCGCGCCGCGGATCGTTCCCGTTCCGCTGGGCAAGGACGCGCCACTGACCGCGGAAGCGATCCGAGCGCTCATCGACTGCGGGGCGTTCACGGCCGACGCCGAGCTCGAGAAGTACCTCCGGGCGCGTTACGGGCTCCCGGCGCACGACCCCGACACCGCGCGAAAGCGCACCACCACCACGCAGAGCGCCGCGGGCGAGCCTGCGCCAACAGAGGAGGCAGCATGACCGACCAGCGCAGCGCGCGAAACCGGTTCTGGGGCAAGCTCACCCCGCCGAAGTCGAAGACCGAGTTCTTCGACGCGATCACGATGCCGTCCGCGGGAGGCGAGGGCACTGTCGCGACCATCCGCATGTACGGTCCGATCGACTCGTGGGGCGGGTTCTGGGGCATCTCGACGAAGGATGTCGCCGAGGTACTCGACGGGCTCCCCGACTCGGTCACGCAGATCATCCTCCGGATCAACTCGCCCGGCGGTGAGGTGTTCGAGGGCGTCTCGATCCTGAACATGCTCCGCGCTCACGACGCCAAGGTCACCGCAGTCGTCGACGGCCTCGCAGCGTCGGCCGCTTCGGTGATCGCGGCCGGGTGCGACGAGACGGTCATGTCGCCTGCCTCGCAGATGATGATCCACTCGCCGTCGACGATCGTCTGGGGCAACGCCGCGGACATGCGGAAGGTCGCAGAGGTGCTCGACACGATCGAGGAGTCGATCATCTCGATCTACCGGGACAAGGCGGGCGAGTCCGCATGGGGCGAGCTCCTCGCCAACGAAACCTGGTACACCGCCGAGGCCGCCGTCGAGGCAGGCCTGGCCGATCGCGTCGCCGTCGTGAAGGACGCCGGAGAGACGGCGACTGCCGGCACGGATGACGACGGCACCGACCAGCTCGAGGGCGACGACGTCGAGGACATGTACCAGTCCGCGCGCGCCCATCTGGGCCTGCACCCCATCGGCGCTTCGGCGCCCCACAAACTCCCGAGCTCGTCCGAGCCGGGGAATCCCAAGGAACAGAAGGAGGCGCTCAACATGAGCGACGCTTTCCTGGCTGCGGTTCGTGATCGGCTCGGCGTGACCGATGCCAACGCGTCGGAGGAGACGGTCCTGTCCGCTCTCTCCGAGGCGCTCAACGAGTCGGCCGACACCAACACGCCCACCTCGGCGGCCACGGTCGCCCCGACGATCCCCGCCGGCACGCAGCTCATCGAGAACTCGATTCTCGACTCGCTCCGCGCCGACGCCGCCGCTGGCCGCGAGGCCCGCGAGCAGCAGATCAAGGACCGCCGCGACGGGATCATCGCGAACGCCCTGCAGGAGGGTCGCATCACGGCGGCCTCGGCGGAGCACTTCCGCACCATGCTCGACTCCGACGAGGACGGCACCGCGAAGGTGCTCGCCTCGATGGCGAAGAACAGCGTTCCGGTCGCGGAGATCGGACACGCCGCCGGCGAGGTGTCGGCGGAGGACGCGCTCATGGCCCGTGCGGGCTGGGGCGACGACGACGAGGAGGCCTGACCATGGCTGACCACATCCACCTGTTCAAGCCGGGCGCATCGGTGACCTTCACGGCATCGGCGGACGTCATCGGCGGTCGCCTCGTCGAGGTCACCGGCGCCCGCACGGTCGCGAACGCCGCGGCCGACAGCGTCAAGACCGTCGGCGCGGCGGCTCAGGACACGAAGTCCGGCGAGGACGTGCTCGTGCTGCGTGGCGGGGTCCAGAACCTCGTCGCGTCCGCGGCGATCGTCGCCGGAGCCCGCGTGAAGCCCGCGGCGGCCGGGAAGGTCGTCACGGTCGGCGCTGGCGAGCGGGGCATCGGCCTCGCACTCACGGCGGCCGGTGCGGCCGACGCCCTGCTCCAGGTCGCACTGGACTGAGAGGAAGAACAGACATGGGAAACTCCCTGACGTACCCGGTGCCCTCGATCGACAGCACCGGCAGCCTCACCGCTGAGCAGATCCACGAGCTGCTCCGTTCGCGCACCGCGGTCGCTCGTCGCGTCCGCACCCTCGCGGACAAGCGGTTCATCTCGGACGCGCTCCTCAAGGGCCGTTTCCAGGCGGTCGGCGGGACCGTGCTCTACGAGAACGGTGACCCGCTGTTCGCCCCGGACGACCCCGAGGCGATCGCCCCCGGCGGCGAGTACCCGCGTTCGCAGGTCACCGCAGGCGACCTCGCAGCCGCGAAGGTCGACAAGTGGGGCCGCGACGTGCCGGTCACCGACGAGTCGATCAAGCGCCGCGGCATCGACGTCGTGAACCGTGGCCTCGGCCAGCTCGTGAACCGCATGGTCAAGTTCGTCGACTCGGCGGCGCTCGGCGTCATCGCGTCGAAGATCACCCAGACCAGCGCGGCGACGGCGAACTGGACGACGGCGAAGGCCATCGTCGCTTCGGTCGAGAAGGCGAAGGCAGAGGCCGAGGAGGCGGGCGAGGGGCACACCCTCGACACCATCGTCCTCAAGCCGACGCACTACGCGACCGTGATGTCGCTGTTCCTCGAGGCGGGCTTCCTGCCGCGCGAGGGGTCGAACCCGCTCATCAACGGCACGTGGCCGCAGGTCCTCGACCTGACGTGGCTCCGGTCGCCGTACACGCCGACGACGGCCCCGCTGCTCGTCGACTCGGACGAGCTCGGCGGCATGGCCGACGAGGACCTCGGCGGCCCGGGCTACAGCAACGCGCTGCCGGGCATCGAGGTCAAGTCGATCCGCGAGGACAAGATCGACGGCTACCTCCTCCGCTCGCGTCGCGTCACCGTGCCCGTCGTCACCGACGCCACGGCCGGCGTGACCATCACGGGAACGGGGCTGAGCTGATGGCTGAGGCCAAGAAGTACGCGCACCGTGTGACGGCCACGATGATCGTCGCGAAGGTGCCGGGCGCGCAGGGCGGCGAGGTCTACCTCCGTCAGGGTCGCGTCCTGCCGGCGTCGGTCACGGCCGACGAGGTCAAGCGGCTCAGCACGCTCGGACTGATCGAGAAGTTCGAGATCGACACCGCTGACGGCGAGTCCGCCGACAGCTCGAGCAAGTAGCGAGACAGGGGGCGATGGATATGACCATCACACACGCCGACATCGGCGGCGACGAGAACACGGCTCGACGGGTTCTCGTGCTGGCACGGTCCATCGCCCCCTGCATCGACGCGTTCCCTGACGACTCGGAGCAGAAGCTCGACGCGATCGCGGTGCTCAGCGCCGTCGTCGCCGAGCTGCCCGCGCCGGGGGATCGTCGGACGAAGTCCCTCAGCCGGAACGGCACGTCGATCACGTTCGCGGACATCGAGTCGGCGTTCGACTCGGACGCCCGGGCGAGCCTGCGGGCGCTGTGCGACGCTCAGGGGGCCTCGGTGCCGTCGGGGTCACTCCCGGCGGGGTCGTTCCCCACGGAGCGCGCATTCGAGCGCGTGTGGCCGGAGGGTGGCTATAGCTAGTCGCTGACGCTGTTCGAGAAGACCTCGCCTCGGCGGGCAACGATCGCCGCTTTCGCCTCGTCGATGGTTCTGAAGCGTCCGACGTGGATCGTCTTCCCGTCGTGAGTAATCTTCGCTCGCCAACGGGACGTCTGCGCATCCCACGTCACACCGCGCACACCCGAGGAGTTCCCCCGGTAGCCGGCAGGGTCGAGGTTCTCCATGTTCACCTTGTTCGTGCTCGGGATCAGGTGATCCGGTCGGACACATGCCCGATTGCGGCACTGGTGGTCGAGCATCACGCCCTGCGGTAGTGGGCCGTTGGCGAGCTCGTAGGCGACACGATGGGCACGTGCGACGGCGCCTCCCACTCGGAGCTGTCCGTATCCGGCGCTCTTCGAGCCGGTCCAGTTCCAACAGTGCTCGGTGCGCTCGGTGTAGGCGTCTAGGCGGTCCTGCAGTGATCCGTTCACGATTCGCCGAAGAGGTGTGAGAGCCCCGGTCCGACGCTTCTGGACGTAGTGCGAATGGCACAGGCTGAGCGATTTCGCCGGGCGCTCACATCCTTCGAAAGAACAGGTGGCCTTCATGAGTACATGTTACCTCGGGGGAGGGACATCGTGATCGAGTCGTTCTTCTTCCCGCACAAGGTTCTGATCCGCGACATGATCGACCGGGGCGGGGAGGGGTCGAGCCCTGGCCCTGCGCGGCTGTCGATCGCGGAGACCATCGACGAGCGGACGCTGGTGAAGAACCGGGACAACCTCGAAGTTGTGTCGAACTCCCGCGTCACCGTCCCTCTGGACGCGAACGTCGCGCCGGGTGCGCTGGTCACCGTGTGGCCGGGCACGTCGGCGGCGCGGGAGGCCGAGGTGATCCGTGTCGGCCGGGACGAGAACGCCCGGCCGTTGCCGTCTCACCTGATCCTCTGGCTCACCTAGTCCAGTTCGACGGCCGCGGGTCGTCCCACAGATACAGCTCGTAGTCGGTAGTGATGACGTCGACGCCCGGGTCGCGGTCGAGATGGTCGCCGGTCGGCACCCACGAGGACACCTTCAGCAGGGTCAACGTTTCGTGGATCGGGTGCGCGTAGAGCGTCGCGGCGATGGCCTCCCCGACATCGACAAGCTCATCGTCGGTGAGCCCATCGCTGCAGACACGCGCGACCGCTTCGACCTTCCCTGGCTCGTCGATCGAGTTCAGCACCTGGAATCCGGGGTTGAGCACGACACCATCCGGGAGTACCGCGGTCGCCCCGACAGCCTGCATCGCCTCGCTCCCCGGGGAGGGGGGCGCGACGTAGTCCACGCACTCCTGCGGCACCTCGGCTGCCGACGCGGTCGGTGTGCTTTCCGGCGCCGACACCGTCGGCTCGGGTGCTGGCGACGTCGTCGTCGTCTCGGGCGGCGTCTGCGCCGCACACCCACCCAGGAACATCCCCGCGGCGAGGACGCCCGCGGCCACCGATTTACGCATGCTCACACCGTACCGGGGGAGGTAGCCGCCGTGAAGATTCTCAAGCCCATCCTCAGCACGGTCGAGAAGGTCGCGCAGGACTCGATCCGGGAGGGCGGCCGGGAGGTCCTGCGCCGCGCCCGCGAGCTGAGTCCGACGCTCACCGGCGATTCGGACAAGTCCGGGTTCATGCAGGTCGACGATCTGACCGTGCAGGTCGGGTTCACGTCGCTCGTGTCCCGGCTTCAGCACGAGGACCTCGACAACCAGCACCCGCAGGGCGGCGAGGCGAAGTTCCTCGAGAAGGCGTTCGACGAGGTTGACATCGAGCAGCTCGCGGCGCAGAAGCTCCGGGAGGCGTTCGGATGACGATGGACGACGCGACCCTCACCCGCCTCCTCTGCCGCCTCCTCGCCCGCGTCCCGACATTCGAGTACGACGTGACCCCGCCGCCGTCCGGCGTGGCCGTCCAGTACGGGGCGCTGAAGGCCGAGCCGGACAGGGCTGTGGGCGTGCGCGTCTACAGCACCACGGACGAGCGACATCTCCACTGGCGGCGCGCTCAGGTGCGCATCCGAGGCGCGAAGGGAAGCAAGACGGACGCCGACAAGATCGCCGGCATCGTCTTCGCTGCTCTCCACGGACTCTCCCGCGAGGGAGGTATCAGCGGCATCCGCCGCGAATCCATGTCCCCGAACGGGGCCGACACGAACGGGCGCGAGGAGCGCACCGACAACTACATCATCACCCTCGACAATCAGGAGTCCTCATCATGAGCGAAGCAGTTCCCCTTCCCGCCGGCACCACGCTCGGGAAGTCCTTCGAGTACGGCATCGACATCAACCTCGGCACGTCGGCGGTCCCCGAGTGGCAGCCGTTCCGCAGGATCAGCGGCTTCCAGCCGACGTTCACGCCGACCACGCAGGACGCGCAGACGTACGACGACCTCGGCGCCGACAACTCGGACGTGACCGGCTGGTCGTTCGCGATCGCGTTCAACGTCCAGGTGAACCGCAACACCGCGACCGGCCTGTACCTGCCGGAGATCGAGGCGCTGCTCGCCCGCACCCGCCCGTCGGCGAAGGGCGAGGCCGCGGTCGTCGAGGTGCGCTGGTACCACAAGCCGGAGATCGGTACGCCGAACCCGGCCGACGCCGGCCAGGGTCGCGCGACCGTCGCCATCACTCGGCAGAACACCGGCCCGAACGGTGAGATCGAGGTCCTCTCGGTCACCCTGTCGGGCAAGGGCCCGTACACCGAGATCGCGAACCCGTTCGACGGATGGGACAGCACGGTCGCGGTCATCGGGACCGTGGGTCCGGAGGGTGCCGGCGACGGCGATCTCGTCACGATCACCGGCACCGGGTTCCTCGGCACGACCGGCGTGTCGATCGATGGTGCGTCGCTCGCCGCGACGGACTACACCGTGGTCTCGGGTGCGACGATCATCGCCGCTCTGCCTGCCGGTGACGCGGGCAACGTGCCCGTGATCGTCACGAACGCGGCGGGCGCTTCGGCGCCGCACACGTTCACGCGAGGGGCGTGACGCATGGCGTCCGCGTCCGACTTCGCGGCGTGGGCGCAGCAGGACCTCGTCCTCCCGTTCGGGGGCAAGACCTATCGGGTCAAGCCCCCGAGCGTGGGGGACGCGGGGAAGCTGCTCGCCTGCGCGATCCGCGGCGAGGTGAACCTGGGCATCGTGAAGGGTCCGATCCCTCCAGAGGTGCAGGCCGTCCTCGAAACGATACAGCCCGACGAGCACATCGCCCTCGGTGACGTGCATCAGGAGATGGTCAACGACGGTCTGTCGCCGACGACGATCGACCGCTTCACCTACTACGCGGTGTTCTTCTGGGCGCGCAGTGAAGAGTATGCCGACGCGCTCGCGCGACTGCTGTTCATGCCACGCGTGACCGACGACGACCTGTTCCCCGACGAGGAGGACGAGGCGATCCCAAAAGCCTCGTGACGGCCGAGGACTGGGCACCGTACGGGCGGGGCGTGCCGGACGCGGACGGCTGGTATCCGGATTACCGGACACCGCCCGCGCATCTCCGGCCCGCCCCGCCGAAGGCGCCGGCGTCCTCGACCGTCAACAGCACCGAGCCTGAGGTCGACGACTCGCTGCTCGCGATCGTCACCAACTGGCGGTTCGTCATCGC includes:
- a CDS encoding phage portal protein family protein; amino-acid sequence: MADEIGYVKDGALRGWSSLADEAHEKNIDLQWPHSLEVYDQMRREDAQVGSVVRAVTLPIRSTRWEIDPAGARDEVVKLVAQDLGLPVKGQEEPERPKRERGRFSWDEFLRLALLELVFGHSVFEQVYRIEDGRARLGKLAWRPPRTISKFEVAKDGGLIAVHQHGVFGSTTVKIPVDRLVVFVNEREGANWIGQSLLRQAYKNWLLKDRLLRIQALVGERNGLGVPVVTGAELPESISKDTAKAEEWLKAQKDEGLKLATDFRAGEAAGAFVPHGGSVELKGVTGKLPDIDGPIRYHDEQIAHAVLAHLLTLGGDKSTGSYALGDTFADVLTGSLNAVMKHLADVTNQHVVEDLVDQNWGPEEPAPRIVPVPLGKDAPLTAEAIRALIDCGAFTADAELEKYLRARYGLPAHDPDTARKRTTTTQSAAGEPAPTEEAA
- a CDS encoding HNH endonuclease, translated to MNGSLQDRLDAYTERTEHCWNWTGSKSAGYGQLRVGGAVARAHRVAYELANGPLPQGVMLDHQCRNRACVRPDHLIPSTNKVNMENLDPAGYRGNSSGVRGVTWDAQTSRWRAKITHDGKTIHVGRFRTIDEAKAAIVARRGEVFSNSVSD
- a CDS encoding minor capsid protein, whose amino-acid sequence is MTMDDATLTRLLCRLLARVPTFEYDVTPPPSGVAVQYGALKAEPDRAVGVRVYSTTDERHLHWRRAQVRIRGAKGSKTDADKIAGIVFAALHGLSREGGISGIRRESMSPNGADTNGREERTDNYIITLDNQESSS
- a CDS encoding phage major capsid protein — encoded protein: MGNSLTYPVPSIDSTGSLTAEQIHELLRSRTAVARRVRTLADKRFISDALLKGRFQAVGGTVLYENGDPLFAPDDPEAIAPGGEYPRSQVTAGDLAAAKVDKWGRDVPVTDESIKRRGIDVVNRGLGQLVNRMVKFVDSAALGVIASKITQTSAATANWTTAKAIVASVEKAKAEAEEAGEGHTLDTIVLKPTHYATVMSLFLEAGFLPREGSNPLINGTWPQVLDLTWLRSPYTPTTAPLLVDSDELGGMADEDLGGPGYSNALPGIEVKSIREDKIDGYLLRSRRVTVPVVTDATAGVTITGTGLS
- a CDS encoding capsid cement protein, whose amino-acid sequence is MADHIHLFKPGASVTFTASADVIGGRLVEVTGARTVANAAADSVKTVGAAAQDTKSGEDVLVLRGGVQNLVASAAIVAGARVKPAAAGKVVTVGAGERGIGLALTAAGAADALLQVALD
- a CDS encoding phage tail tube protein, which produces MSEAVPLPAGTTLGKSFEYGIDINLGTSAVPEWQPFRRISGFQPTFTPTTQDAQTYDDLGADNSDVTGWSFAIAFNVQVNRNTATGLYLPEIEALLARTRPSAKGEAAVVEVRWYHKPEIGTPNPADAGQGRATVAITRQNTGPNGEIEVLSVTLSGKGPYTEIANPFDGWDSTVAVIGTVGPEGAGDGDLVTITGTGFLGTTGVSIDGASLAATDYTVVSGATIIAALPAGDAGNVPVIVTNAAGASAPHTFTRGA
- a CDS encoding DUF7426 family protein; the encoded protein is MASASDFAAWAQQDLVLPFGGKTYRVKPPSVGDAGKLLACAIRGEVNLGIVKGPIPPEVQAVLETIQPDEHIALGDVHQEMVNDGLSPTTIDRFTYYAVFFWARSEEYADALARLLFMPRVTDDDLFPDEEDEAIPKAS
- a CDS encoding head maturation protease, ClpP-related, whose product is MTDQRSARNRFWGKLTPPKSKTEFFDAITMPSAGGEGTVATIRMYGPIDSWGGFWGISTKDVAEVLDGLPDSVTQIILRINSPGGEVFEGVSILNMLRAHDAKVTAVVDGLAASAASVIAAGCDETVMSPASQMMIHSPSTIVWGNAADMRKVAEVLDTIEESIISIYRDKAGESAWGELLANETWYTAEAAVEAGLADRVAVVKDAGETATAGTDDDGTDQLEGDDVEDMYQSARAHLGLHPIGASAPHKLPSSSEPGNPKEQKEALNMSDAFLAAVRDRLGVTDANASEETVLSALSEALNESADTNTPTSAATVAPTIPAGTQLIENSILDSLRADAAAGREAREQQIKDRRDGIIANALQEGRITAASAEHFRTMLDSDEDGTAKVLASMAKNSVPVAEIGHAAGEVSAEDALMARAGWGDDDEEA